The sequence GGGTGCCGGGAGCACGGGAGGGCTGGCCGCGATGGCCACCGCCGACAGGGTGATCGTCCTTCCGTCGGGCTACGCGAGGCTCAGCGCGGCCGGCCGGGACGTGGTGATCACGCACGAGCTCACCCACGTGGCCACCGGCGCGACCCGCGGCGGCCGGGTGCCGATGTGGCTGTCGGAGGGGTTCGCCGACTACGTGGGATACCGCGACGCCGGGATCGGGGTCCGCGAGGCCGCCGCCGAGCTGGCAGCGGAGGTGCGCGCGGGCACCCTGCCCGCCCGGCTCCCCGGAGCCGCCGACTTCGCCCCCGGCGCCCCGCGGCTGGCGCAGGCCTACGAGGAGGCGTGGCTCGCCTGCCGCTACATCGCGGAGCGCTTCGGTGAGAAGGCGCTGGTGAGGCTCTACGGTAGCGATGTCGGCAGCGCGCTGGGCCTGTCGCGGGCGGAGCTCACCGCCGCCTGGCGTGACCACCTCCGGAGGGAACTGGGTTGACGCGGACCACGACGGACACGCCTCCGGTCTCCGGAGGGATCATCATGGCGCGGGCCACGGCGGGCACGCCTCCGGTCTCCCCGGGGCCTGCGACGCGCCTGCGGGGAGGGTCCCGATGACGACGACCACGGCGGAGGCGCTCCCGGGCATCCGGGTGGCGGGGTGGGCGCTGGCCGCCCTCGGCGCGGCCACGCTGGCGATCGTGGCGTTCACCACGCCCTGGCGGGCTCTGCCCGCCGCCGCCCCGTCCGTCCCGCCGGATCCGACCCGTGACTTCACCCCCGACCAGATCGCACGCTCCGAGGCCTTCGACGCCGCGGTCAGCGTGCCCGCCTACCTGTCGCTCGGCCTGACCCTGGTGGTGGCCGGGGTCCTGGTGAGCACCCCGCTGGGCGCGCGGCTGCTCGGCCGGTTGAGGGGGCCGTGGTGGCTGCGGGTGCTGCTGGGCATCCTCGTCCTGTCGGTGGCGGTGGAGATCCTCCGCTGGCCGCTGGGCATGTGGTCGGAGACCTACCTGCGCGAGTTCGGCCTGTCCACCCAGAACTGGCCGGCCTGGGCGGCCGACCGGGCCAAGAACATCGGCATCAGGACCGGGCTGACCGCGATCATGGTGCTCGCGGTGGTCGCGCTGGCGCGCCGCTACCGGCGCTGGTGGATCCCCGCCGCCGCCGGCGCGTTCGCGCTGACCGTGGCCGCCTCCTTCGCCTACCCCGTGCTGATCGAGCCGGTCTTCAACGACTTCACGCCGATGCCCGCCGGGCAGCTCCGCGACGACCTGCTCGGCATGGCCGCCCGCGACGGCGTGCCCGTCGAGGACGTCCTCGTCGCCGACGCCTCCCGACGGACCACCGCGCTCAACGCCTACGTCTCCGGCTTCGGCGCGACCCGCAGGATCGTGGTCTACGACACGCTGCTCAGGGCCCCCGCCGACGAGGTCGAGCTGGTGGTCGCGCACGAGCTGGGCCACGCCAAGGCCGGCGACGTGCTGTACGGCACGCTCGTCGGCGCCCTGGGCGCGGCCTGCGGGGCGTGCCTGCTCTACCTGGTGACGTCCTGGCGGCCCGTACGGCGGCGCACCGGGATCGCCTCGGTGGCCGACCCGAAGGCGGTGGGTCTGGTCATGGGGCTGCTGAGCCTGGCCACGGTCCTGTCCGGGCCGGCGCAGAACCTGGTCAGCAGGCACATCGAGGCCCGCGCCGACGCGCACGCGCTGGACCTGACCAGGGATCCGGCCGCGTTCGTGTCCATGCAGAGACGGCTGTCGGTCACCAACATCTCGGACCTGTCGCCGGACGCCTTCGAATACTTCCTCTACGTCTCCCACCCCACGGCGCCGCAGCGCATCTCCATGGCGCGCTCCTGGGCCCTGCTGAACGGCATGCGGGAGCCGTGAACCGCGCGCTGGTCGTCACCAACGACTTCCCGCCCCGGGCGGGCGGCATCCAGTCGTTCGTGCACGGTCTCGCCGCCGGCCGCCCGCCGGACTCGGTGGTCGTCTACGCCCCGCGGTGGCCCGGCTGCGAGGCGTTCGACGCGCGGCAGCCGTACCCGGTCGTGCGGCACCCCACCTCGCTGATGCTGCCCACCCGCGCGGTCGCCCGCCGGGCCGCGGAGCTGGTCGCCGAGTTCAAGTGCGACACCGTGGTGTTCGGGGCGGCGGCCCCGCTCGGGCTGCTCGCGCCCAGGATGCGGGCCGCCGGCGCGGACCGCATCGTCATGATCACCCACGGCCACGAGGCCTCCTGGGCGCAGGTCCCGCTGGCCCGCCGCCTGCTGGCCAGGATCGGCGGCCACGCCGACGTGGTCACCTACCTGGGGGAGTACACCAGGCAGCGGCTGGCCCGGGTGATCCCCGGCGGCAAGCTGGTACGGCTCGCGCCCGGCGTCGACACCGGCCTGTTCCGGCCGGAGGCCGGCGCCGGACAGGTCCGCGCGGCGCTGGGGCTGGGGGACCGGCCGGTCGTGGTCTGCCTGTCCCGGCTGGTGCCGCGCAAGGGGCAGGACGTCCTGCTGCGGGCCTGGCCCCAGGTGCTGCGGGCCGTACCGGACGGCGTGCTGCTGCTCGTCGGCGGCGGGCCGTACCGCAGGACCCTGGAGCGGCTGGCCCGGCCGATGGGCGGCTCGGTCAGGATCGCCGGGCCGGTGCCGTCGGCGGCGCTGCCCGCCTACCTCGCCGCCGGAGACGTGTTCGCCATGCCGTGCCGTACCCGGCTGGGCGGCATCGACGTGGAGGGGCTCGGCATCGTCTACCTGGAGGCCTCCGCCAGCGGGCTGCCCGTGGTGGCGGGCTCGTCGGGCGGGGCCCCCGACGCGGTGCTGCAGGGGGAGACCGGCCTGGTCGTGGACGGGACCTCCCCGGCCGAGGTGGCCGGGGCCCTCATCGACCTGCTCACGGATCCGGCGAGGGCGCGGGCGATGGGCGAGCGCGGGCGCGAGTGGGTCACGCGGGAGTGGGACTGGGAGCTGGTCGCCGCCCGCTTCGCCCGGCTGCTCGAACCGGCGCGGCCCTCCTGAGGCGCGACTGTCCGAGTGGCCGGGTCTGACGCGCGCCGGTCTGTGCGGCCGGGTCTGACGCGCGACTGTCCGAGTGGCCGGGTCTGACGCGCCGGTCCGTGCGGCCGGGTCTGACGCGCGCCGGTCCGAGTGGGCCGGGCGGTGACCCGGCGGTTCACCGCGTACACGGCCCGCCGGGCCCGCCGGACCCGGGACGGCGTCAGCCGTACAGGGAGTCGATGTGCTCGGCGAAGTCGCGCATCACGATGTTGCGCTTGACCTTGAGGGTCGGGGTGAGGTGCCCGCTCTCCTCGCTGATGTCGCTGTCGAGCACCGTGAACTTCTTGATCTGCTCGGCCTTGGAGACCGACCTGTTGGCCCGGTCCACCGCCTTCTGCACCTCGGCGAGGATCGCCGGGTCGGTGCTGAGGTCG comes from Streptosporangium roseum DSM 43021 and encodes:
- a CDS encoding M48 family metallopeptidase, with amino-acid sequence MTTTTAEALPGIRVAGWALAALGAATLAIVAFTTPWRALPAAAPSVPPDPTRDFTPDQIARSEAFDAAVSVPAYLSLGLTLVVAGVLVSTPLGARLLGRLRGPWWLRVLLGILVLSVAVEILRWPLGMWSETYLREFGLSTQNWPAWAADRAKNIGIRTGLTAIMVLAVVALARRYRRWWIPAAAGAFALTVAASFAYPVLIEPVFNDFTPMPAGQLRDDLLGMAARDGVPVEDVLVADASRRTTALNAYVSGFGATRRIVVYDTLLRAPADEVELVVAHELGHAKAGDVLYGTLVGALGAACGACLLYLVTSWRPVRRRTGIASVADPKAVGLVMGLLSLATVLSGPAQNLVSRHIEARADAHALDLTRDPAAFVSMQRRLSVTNISDLSPDAFEYFLYVSHPTAPQRISMARSWALLNGMREP
- a CDS encoding glycosyltransferase family 4 protein; this encodes MNRALVVTNDFPPRAGGIQSFVHGLAAGRPPDSVVVYAPRWPGCEAFDARQPYPVVRHPTSLMLPTRAVARRAAELVAEFKCDTVVFGAAAPLGLLAPRMRAAGADRIVMITHGHEASWAQVPLARRLLARIGGHADVVTYLGEYTRQRLARVIPGGKLVRLAPGVDTGLFRPEAGAGQVRAALGLGDRPVVVCLSRLVPRKGQDVLLRAWPQVLRAVPDGVLLLVGGGPYRRTLERLARPMGGSVRIAGPVPSAALPAYLAAGDVFAMPCRTRLGGIDVEGLGIVYLEASASGLPVVAGSSGGAPDAVLQGETGLVVDGTSPAEVAGALIDLLTDPARARAMGERGREWVTREWDWELVAARFARLLEPARPS